From one Musa acuminata AAA Group cultivar baxijiao chromosome BXJ2-6, Cavendish_Baxijiao_AAA, whole genome shotgun sequence genomic stretch:
- the LOC103989220 gene encoding 3-ketoacyl-CoA synthase 4 has translation MEGGGAAAAVEQAPVLPRRESRRLPDFLQSVNIKYVKLGYHYLITHLLALLLIPLMVVILLEAAQTEPDDLRQLWLHLQYNLVSVLVCSAFLVFGATVYIMTRPRPVYLVDYACYRPPPKLQVPFRRFMKHSQLSGEFNESSLEFQRRILERSGLGQETCLPSALHYIPPRPSMAYAREEAEDVMFGALDTLFRNTGVKPKDVGILVVNCSLFNPTPSLSAMIVNRYKLRGNIKSFNLGGMGCSAGVISIDLARDLLQVHRSTYAVVVSTENITQNWYFGNRKSMLIPNCLFRVGAAAVLLSNRTVDRRRARYKLVHVVRTHRGADDKAFRCVYQEQDEAGKVGVSLSKELMAIAGEALKINITTLGPLVLPISEQLLFFATLVAKKLFNGKVKPYIPDFKLAFDHFCIHAGGRAVIDELEKNLQLRPEHVEASRMTLHRFGNTSSSSIWYELAYTEAKGRMRKGHRVWQIAFGSGFKCNSAVWQALRSVKPSPDGPWEDCIHRYPVEIVDGFPQPPQEQ, from the coding sequence ATGGAGGGagggggagcggcggcggcggttgAGCAAGCTCCGGTGCTGCCGCGGCGGGAGAGTCGGCGGCTGCCGGACTTCTTGCAGAGCGTGAACATCAAGTACGTGAAGCTGGGCTACCACTACCTCATCACCCACCTGCTGGCCCTGCTGCTAATCCCGCTGATGGTGGTGATCCTCTTGGAGGCCGCGCAGACCGAACCCGACGACCTCCGGCAGTTGTGGCTCCACCTCCAGTACAACCTCGTCAGCGTCTTGGTCTGCTCCGCCTTTCTCGTTTTTGGCGCCACCGTTTACATCATGACCCGGCCCCGCCCCGTGTACCTCGTTGACTACGCCTGCTACCGCCCGCCGCCGAAGCTCCAGGTTCCCTTCCGACGCTTCATGAAGCACTCGCAGCTCtccggcgagttcaacgagtcctcTCTCGAGTTCCAGCGCCGGATCCTCGAGCGCTCGGGTCTCGGCCAGGAGACCTGCCTGCCCTCCGCCCTGCACTACATCCCGCCCCGTCCCTCCATGGCCTACGCCCGCGAGGAAGCCGAGGATGTCATGTTCGGCGCCCTCGATACCCTCTTCAGGAACACCGGCGTCAAGCCCAAGGACGTCGGGATCCTCGTCGTCAACTGCAGTCTCTTCAACCCCACCCCGTCTCTTTCCGCCATGATCGTCAACCGCTACAAGCTCCGCGGCAACATCAAGAGCTTCAACCTCGGTGGCATGGGTTGCAGTGCCGGCGTCATCTCCATTGACCTCGCGCGGGATCTCCTCCAGGTCCACCGCTCCACCTACGCCGTCGTGGTCAGCACCGAGAACATCACCCAGAATTGGTACTTCGGCAACCGCAAGTCCATGCTCATCCCCAATTGCCTGTTCCGCGTTGGCGCCGCTGCCGTGTTGCTCTCCAACCGCACGGTGGATCGCCGGCGTGCCAGGTACAAGCTTGTCCATGTCGTCCGCACGCACCGTGGTGCCGACGACAAGGCCTTCCGTTGCGTGTACCAGGAGCAGGACGAGGCTGGCAAGGTCGGCGTGTCCCTCTCCAAGGAGCTCATGGCCATCGCTGGGGAAGCGCTCAAGATCAACATCACTACCCTTGGCCCCCTCGTCCTTCCAATTAGCGAGCAACTCCTCTTCTTCGCGACCCTCGTGGCCAAGAAGCTCTTCAATGGCAAGGTGAAGCCCTATATCCCGGACTTCAAGCTTGCCTTTGACCACTTCTGCATTCATGCCGGCGGAAGGGCCGTAATCGATGAGCTAGAGAAGAATCTGCAGCTCCGGCCTGAGCATGTGGAGGCTTCCCGGATGACCCTTCACAGGTTTGGCAACACCTCCTCCAGCTCCATCTGGTATGAGCTCGCTTACACTGAGGCAAAGGGGCGGATGCGGAAGGGCCACCGTGTTTGGCAGATTGCCTTCGGGAGTGGGTTCAAGTGTAATAGTGCTGTGTGGCAGGCGCTTCGTAGTGTCAAGCCCTCTCCAGATGGTCCATGGGAGGACTGCATCCATAGGTACCCTGTAGAGATTGTCGATGGATTTCCTCAGCCACCACAGGAGCAATAG
- the LOC135615493 gene encoding galactinol synthase 1-like, whose protein sequence is MASGAPAESLGGQVKKRAFVTFLAGDGDYVKGVVGLAKGLRKVKSAYPLVVAVLPDVPEAHRRLLQAQGCTVREIEPVYPPENQVQFAMAYYVINYSKLRIWNFVEYSKIIYLDADIQVYDNIDHLFDMPDGYFYAVMDCFCEKTWSHSRQYSIGYCQQCPDKVAWPAEMGSPPPLYFNAGMFVSEPARPTYDGLLETLMTTPPTPFAEQDFLNMYFEKIYKPIPLIYNLVLAMLWRHPENVELEKVKVVHYCAAGSKPWRYTGKEANMDREDIKMLVAKWWGIYNDKSLDFAAEDAVPEGETCFPSSIMVAMSENNINYISAPSAA, encoded by the exons ATGGCCTCCGGTGCTCCTGCAGAATCGCTTGGAGGCCAAGTGAAGAAGAGAGCTTTCGTAACATTCCTGGCAGGGGACGGCGACTATGTGAAGGGAGTGGTAGGGCTGGCAAAAGGCCTGAGAAAGGTGAAGAGTGCTTACCCTTTGGTGGTGGCGGTGCTGCCCGATGTGCCCGAGGCTCACCGCCGATTGCTTCAAGCCCAGGGCTGCACTGTTCGGGAGATCGAACCCGTTTACCCGCCTGAGAACCAAGTGCAGTTTGCCATGGCTTATTATGTCATCAACTACTCCAAGCTGCGGATTTGGAAT TTTGTGGAGTACAGCAAGATAATATATTTAGATGCAGATATCCAAGTGTATGACAACATCGATCACCTGTTCGACATGCCCGATGGCTACTTCTATGCAGTGATGGACTGCTTCTGCGAGAAGACATGGAGCCACTCTCGACAGTACTCAATTGGCTATTGCCAGCAGTGTCCAGACAAGGTGGCATGGCCTGCTGAGATGGGATCCCCTCCTCCGTTGTACTTCAATGCAGGGATGTTTGTATCTGAACCAGCTCGACCAACTTACGATGGCCTTCTTGAGACTCTTATGACAACACCTCCAACTCCCTTTGCGGAGCAG GACTTCCTGAACATGTATTTCGAGAAAATCTACAAGCCAATTCCGCTCATCTACAATCTGGTTCTAGCCATGCTATGGCGACACCCTGAAAATGTTGAGCTTGAAAAAGTCAAGGTGGTCCACTATTGTGCCGCG GGTTCCAAGCCTTGGAGGTACACTGGAAAGGAAGCTAACATGGACAGGGAGGATATTAAGATGTTAGTagcaaaatggtggggtatttacaaTGATAAGTCTCTTGACTTTGCTGCAGAGGATGCAGTCCCAGAAGGAGAGACCTGCTTCCCTTCTTCGATAATGGTGGCCATGTCAGAAAACAATATCAACTACATCTCTGCACCCTCTGCTGCCTAA
- the LOC135613653 gene encoding MYB-like transcription factor EOBI, which translates to MDGKGNTNMSNKSVNSGEEADVRKGPWTMEEDLILVNYIGNHGEGVWNSLARSAGLKRTGKSCRLRWLNYLRPDLRRGNITAQEQLLIMELQARWGNRWSKIARQMPGRTDNEIKNYWRTRIQKRVKQSDSPQFQNAILIDEANSSTSQTHIADAGIVQPSLLDEPTIMNTDGIEPQFFIDFDDNFWTFEELWSM; encoded by the exons ATGGACGGGAAAGGTAACACCAACATGAGTAACAAGAGCGTGAACAGCGGCGAAGAAGCTGATGTCAGGAAAGGGCCGTGGACCATGGAGGAGGACCTCATCCTCGTCAACTACATAGGCAACCATGGCGAGGGCGTCTGGAACAGCCTCGCGCGTTCTGCAG GACTGAAGCGCACGGGGAAGAGCTGCCGGCTTCGCTGGCTCAACTACCTGCGGCCGGACTTGCGGCGCGGTAACATCACGGCGCAGGAGCAGCTCCTGATCATGGAGCTCCAGGCAAGGTGGGGAAACAG GTGGTCCAAAATTGCGAGACAAATGCCCGGGAGGacagacaacgagatcaagaactactggaggacCAGAATACAGAAGAGAGTGAAACAGAGTGACTCGCCTCAGTTCCAGAATGCCATTCTTATTGATGAAGCTAATAGCAGCACTAGCCAAACACATATTGCCGATGCTGGGATAGTTCAGCCAAGTCTCCTTGATGAGCCGACTATCATGAACACTGATGGCATCGAACCTCAATTcttcattgattttgatgacAACTTCTGGACGTTCGAGGAGTTGTGGTCGATGTAA